A genome region from Hippopotamus amphibius kiboko isolate mHipAmp2 chromosome 1, mHipAmp2.hap2, whole genome shotgun sequence includes the following:
- the CDKN2AIPNL gene encoding CDKN2AIP N-terminal-like protein yields MVGGEAAAAVEELVSGVRQATDFAEQFRSYSESEKQWKARMEFILRHLPDYRDPPDGGGRLDQLLSLSMVWANHLFLGCSYNKDLLDKVMEMADGIEVEDLPQFTTRSELMKKHQS; encoded by the exons ATGGTCGGTGGCGAGGCGGCCGCAGCCGTGGAGGAGCTGGTTTCGGGTGTGCGGCAGGCGACCGACTTCGCTGAGCAGTTCCGCTCCTACTCGGAGAGCGAGAAGCAATGGAAGGCCCGCATGGAATTCATCCTACGCCACCTGCCCGACTACCGCGACCCGCCCGATGGCGGCGGCCGCCTGGACCAGCTGCTGTCCCTCTCCATGGTCTGGGCCAACCACCTCTTCTTGGGTTGCAG TTACAACAAAGACCTTTTAGACAAGGTGATGGAAATGGCTGATGGGATTGAAGTGGAAGACCTGCCACAGTTTACTACCAGAAGTGAATTAATGAAAAAG catCAAAGCTAA